The DNA region agccaggcacccggcatctgagatgtgactgacaaagaacactgcgcaggccccaggcaggcacgcacagcgcaggcgccggatttaaatagcaacaacgcgaagggggcgggtaccatcgactctgaagagaagagtgacggcagttgggggattcatacaggacgcttcggaccgcctcctggtacaatatctggtatgtgtggccaatttttaaaacgctttattgaggtaataaattaatcaaaaactaaaagagccaccttgttagactgcagcattactgctgcacaaggtggctcttttagtttataacggctgggggggggtgacagtggccctttaaagtaaatgtgtctctgcagatatcaGTGAGTTTtcccggaccgtgtgtccgtttgcaaaacacggagacatgtcagtgttcgtgggagcgcatggatcacacggacccattaaagtcaatgggtccgtgtaaacacgtaccgcacacggatgctgtccgtgtgccatctgtgtgctgtccgtgtgcgtttttcctgtcatagggttaaaattgtaaaaattgttgcaatacatggacacacgtacagcacacggaccttaaaaacgtactcatggacatcacacggatcccacacggatagtctacgtgagcacacggatacacggacacggataactccggtaccgatttctccggtaccggaattatctggacgtgtgagactggccttacacagtttgtttgtttttttttaacatcaggAACTCTTAGTACCCACGTGTGGTTACTCTtattgtaaggccatgttcacacgttcagtatttggtcagtatttttcatcagtatttataagcccaaATCAGTCATATTACATTATTCTTACATATATTATTTCTCTTCGCAGGTAATAAAGTGCAGAAATGAGTTGTTTCACTCTTTTGATATGAAGGTCTCCTCTTCGTGGTTGAAAACCTTTGGACAAAAAATGCATAATTTAGTTTCTGAATTCACACATGTACCTGGCATTGTAGGGGATGGCGAGAAAATGCAGAAGGTAATAGTCTACTGCATGGTACTTACtgggcttttttttatttaaaggtgttgtctcataaaagaataatatgacatatcataccgctgcatgaccagctctatcctcacctactgtatcctcccccatcccttgtagattgtgagccttcacgggcagggtcctctctcctactgtaccagttatgacttgtgttgttcaagattattgtacttgtttttattatgtatacccctcctcacttgtaaagcgccatggaataaatggcgctataacaataaataataataataataatatcatctaGATACAGCATACATGGAAGACTGATCTTGGGGAAGAATGACAAATGTTTGCCTGAACCATACCTTTCTATAAGAAGTAAACCTAAATTGCCCCCAATTGTGAGCCACATATGCTGTTCATAACAAAAGATtcactgtcacttccaaacagaagaatggtgtgaacaggtgcatccttagggtatgtgtccatgtgcaggaaacgctgcttgtttgacgctgcagcgtcaaacacgcagcgtccagatcttacagcatagtggaggggattttttcaaatcccgtctccactatgtgtggtaacatgcacccggcggccctgtgattccggacatgctgcgcgtcttttaagattgcagcatgtccgtgtaccttgcggcgacgctgcgcagccgcaaggtaaatcacagggccctatgtgtggggtgtgatgatgccggatgtgtgcaatgaacacatcatcacgtcacagaagggggcggggcttagggcggagcaggtttgccgctccgtccaaaccgccggccatcctgaaagtggacacataccctaagagtagccatctccatacataactaacacataaagttgcactctgtatttttttaatgctaaaGCATGTAAGTATGAAATATGAATTCTGTTCTCTAGAAAATTAGAAAATAGGAATAAACGCAGTTCAGACTGACCCCTAGGCGATTGTAGGGCGTACAGTATTTAAGGACATACTGCACAGTTGGTTTTGGTAATAATCTGCAATTTCTGCTACCAAAAATTAGGGATACCGGTGTCCACCAGTTCACAAATTAGTTCTGTAGAAAGTTCTAAAATATGTCCAGTCCAATGTCAGATAAGATAATCCCATATTCCCCTTACAGACCACTGAATTTCATCTCTTTCCTGACATGTAAAGTACATGTATATCACATAATAGGTGCTGGTGTATTTGCTTCCTCAAAACGTAAAAATCTGCAGTATTCCACCTCCCTTTTCTCAACCTGTatggaaaaaaatctaaaaattaaggaaaaaaaaatcacataatatcctgagagccataactttttacttCATGTGATCAGTAAGTGGAATGTACtgtaaaatggtaccaatgaaatctatagctcgtctcacaaaaaaaaaaaaacaactgaggaCTGAATTATGAATCACCCCGAAAATCAGTGTAAAAATATTGAAGTCACACAGTGATCCAGTGATATTTCATCATGAATCATGataactcagaaggaaaaaaaatgaggaGCACAACTCACAGTATTAAATTAATGCGCAGGTCAAAGTACGTTGTGGCTGCAATACAAACGTACATGTGCAAGCACTATGCAACAGAAATCTgaaatgaaagggaatctgtcagcagggttttgctatacaatctgagagcagcataacgtagggacagagaccctgtttACAGGTATGTGTCGCTTGCTCAGCCATTTGATCTAGTTTTAAACAATCAGTGTTTTGTCAGCAGGAGATGATCATTAGAGGACTATGTGTCATATGGAAGTCATACCAGCTAATctgtgtacccagccccaccactgattgtcagcttgccgtagtataaggccggcgtcacactggcgtattgcatccgatgcgagatcatcggatgcgatatgctaatgactcttggctcctgctcgcagcagagcaggagccgagtgtcatgcgtctgtgctccgattctctcacacagggaggatcggagcacagctgcggaggaggcggagaaatgaatttctccatctcctccattgctggggtccgcttacaacgcacgtcactcggatgatatccgagtggtgtgcgctgtctcactcgcacccataggcttatatgggtgcgagtgagcccagagttttcctcggtccgagacaatcgcagcatgcagcgattgtctcggaccgaggaaaactgccgacaaaaagtcggctgctgggagctgacccatatgttaacattggtccgagtgcaatgcgattttttatcgcattgcactcggccgtttaaaacgccagtgtgacgccggcctcaggctatgttcacatgtccagtaataatCTGTTAGAATGGATACAGCAGCAAACTGTTACCAAAAAAGTTATGCAGACGCAACTTTTTTGTGTAGGTaacgaaaaattattttttactggatCCATTTTTTAAATAACGGATCCTTCACAAATGAAAGAAAAGCTGTCTATTTAACAGATCCGTTTcctatagacttcaatgttaaaaaaaacggatccagttgaaatcagttttttttttttagctggacaAAAAGGTTGCGTCTGCACAAATTTTTGATTGCTGCTGTATCCGTTCTAatagatgattactggacatgtgaacaaagcctaaaacCGCTTGCCCCATCCAATATATGTATGTTGTTCAGTCTGGTTCCTGCGCAGTCCACCCCACTGAGCACACATGAGGCTTGTGAGGTGTCAGGCAGCTTTGTTCTAAGTGATAATAAAGGTTTCTCAATCAAGAGGAGGGAATTTAAAAGCAGAAATAGCAGCTCTAGGAGACCGcctatagctgctattgcgcaggtgcaggaggcgccatcttggaggaggaaatatattttttttctccaacCAGATAGCACTGCCGGAGCCTGCACAATAGCAGCAATGGGATCTCTATACACACTGATAGCTGCTAAcacgcaggcgccattttcaaatttacttttttttctacGCTCAATGAAAtaagcaaaagggattaagtgcacattaaccatgcgattatgctgcagagcaggagcCACGACTGAcatctgcctgcagaagggtttttttttattcagaATGTACAGatcttcattatgcaaactagggggcaggtcagtgagggatcagtcctgtcagcagtctgcaataTGACTACCtagtcagagcaccacatgaagaccccccacaggccacccgggacacgagcatatcattaaggctgccgtcacactagcagtatttggtcagtattttacatcagtatttgtaagccaaaaccagaagtggatgataaatgcagaagtggtgcatatgcttctattatacttttcctctaattgttccactcctggttttggcttacaaatactgaggtaaaatactgaccaaatactgctagtgtgacggcagcctaactcaaaactgaaaaaaaagattaaacaacaaccacaaaacgtATTTCATCACGCAAGGTATCTTTTTAAtcggtataacggcgccgacctgacactgtttgtaggttactgtgcacaatcctgctgacaggttcccttcaaagggaatctttcaggtgttttttgtgtagtatactaatagtatcctgaaatagTGTTCCTGTCAGCCCCGGACTAATTTATTCGCGTACCGGCTAGTCAAGAATATATAAATGGCAAATAAGTATTCACCCCTTCCCCCACCCATAATCCCGACCACCCCTATGCATTGGCGTCACTGATTCAGTCAGACTGTCAAATGTCTGAGGATCGCATCACAAACCTGGCCGGTGGCTTTCCTGCCCTGAAAAGTGACAGTTGCGTAAAATACATGTTGTCACGCTCatgtcaggagagcagacagccagTCCGAGGTTTGCGATGGGATCCCCGGGGGAATAACACAGCAATCTGACTGCATCCAGTGATGCCAGCCGGGATGGGTGGGTGGTGACAgggaaggggtgaatattcatttagtATTTACATACGCTTGACTTGCTGGCCTGCATGTAACtgtaaaatgaatattcacccctttcCCTGCCATGTTTCCGCCCATCCTCCTGGCCGGCGTCACTGATTCAGTCAGACTGCTGAGTTACACAATCCTCGAACTGGCCGTCCGCTCTCCTGACCTTAGCGGGACagcgtgtatttctatgcagcagtcACTCTCAGGTCAGAAGAGCAGACGGCCAGTCGGAGGATTGTGATGCGATCCTCGGGCATACGGCAGTCTGACTGAATCAGTGATGCCGGTAGAGGGatcggtgggattatgggtgggggaaggggtgaatattcatttttcattTACATGTGCTTGACTCTCAACAATAAATTTGTCTGGGTCTTACAGGGACACAATGGGGCCATGTAGagaaataaaagttacatattctgAAAGAGGTGCTCAAGCCTTATTTCAGAATGCTATTAGGTTACTACACAAAaatcacctgacagattccctttaaagggttaataGCATACGAAGTAAGATTTACAGGTTACCAGTAGTAAGGCTATAGTATGCTGATAATTATTTCTGCAATTACACTCTAGATCCTCGTGTCGGATTGGAATGTAGAAAACTCAGGCATATATGAGGTGGATGGAGTCCATTTCACTCCACAAAGCAAGACCACATCTCGTCATCCTTCCAGCACTAATGATACTAGTTTATCCTCACATATGGTTGAGAGACTAATGATACAGCAGCTGATCCAAGACCTGTATCTAGAGATAGAGGAACATGGTTCACTGACTAAAAAGGTAAGACACAAAACAGACAAACAGCAGAGAAGAAAGTGACTGATACAGAAATATGTATTCTCCTGCAGGATATAGTCAAGGTCGGCAGCATGAAGGCCTTCCTCGCTCAAAATCAAGATCTCCAATTTGTTTTCCAAGAAGACATAGAGAACCTTGACAGATTGTGCAAGGATCATGTTGCAATTAGTGAAGAAGGTTAGTTATTTCCTCATCCATCCGAGATCACAGGAATTGTTGCCTGTACTGTTTTCTATAAGATAGTGTCTGTGCATTCTTTAGCCTACGTGCACATGTTGAGTTTTTGCAGCATTGGTATGAAATACGCTGTGTAAAATACTCCCATTTTTGCATgcctttttacttgtgtttttttccgTCTTGAtatatttcaatgggtgaaaaacgctgaaaaaaaattgacatgtgtagatttaaaaaaaaaaaaaaaaatggtttgatgGTTCAAATCTGGAAGGAAAATATAAGCAGCGtgagttttcagaaatctcattcgctTTGCTGGTACCGTAAAATGCAACGTTTTTTCCACAGCATATGAACAAGCCCTTAACACAGTTTTTATCATATCTGCATATTGTTACAGTAAATCAGCAAAATGAGAACATACAATTTGAAATgttgacttttttttcttttccttcagGCTGGATTCAAACACGACGTGCTGCAATATTTTTCATAGTGGTGCTGTTGGCATATCTAACTGCATTTTTTTTAACTCAAGGACACTGAGGCTAGATGTTCTAGCAAAATCATGTGCATGGTATGTTTGTTTTTACCTTCTTTTAGTCACTTGATGTTAAAGAGGACTTAAATATGTAATGTTTTACGCGGTCCAAATAGCGCTGTTCCCCTTAATCTggtgctatttttattttttttcctgttccTGTACCCCTCTATCGCACCGTTTTTCTCTTTGCTATAGGACTAGATTTACATATACAAAATGGGCGTGACCACCTGGAAAATGCCCAGAGAAGACCACACCCTCTTGTCTAACAAGACAAGATTTACATAAAGGAAGAAGCCACGATATCTTAGGAATGGAAACGCAGGAGCTAAAACAAAAATCCACCAGATTCATGGTAACAGATGCATTTTTTTAGACCAACCATGTAAAATATGAGCCATTTACAAGTGACTGGTCTGTAAAttcagtgtgttttttttaacactttcccCATAGCCTCCGCTTTTGGTCTTAgtaactccctttttttttttttaatttacaaaataaaaaaaaaaaaaaaaacagcagcaaaatgTTTGTAAGAAAATGGTAAAAAATGATTAAAACTCATTATGTTTTTCTTTACAAGCATtaacaaatgataaaaaaaatgtgtaaaggAGTCCTTGTAAAATAGGATTTGCTAAATCTTAAATGGAATGTATTGGGTGTATTTTACTAATGCAGATATCAAtaaattttcttatttttattctgtttttaattttgataaatggttattttattttttgtacatGAACATTTCAGCTGCCATCTTGTCTGAGCTGCTGTTGACCACATTTAGAGAGATCCTTTAGAGCTGTCACATCTTCCATAGGAAAAAAAATAAGACTGGAGATGGCTCACTGACTTATTTGGGAGAGTTTTCTAAACGCATTCTGTGCCCTATGCAGAGTTCATTATACAGggagtgggaggaggtgagctgtatcaCCAGTGTCAATGGTGGATCGTATGTTATGTACTGTATACAGAAGTGGAAtctgtcattagattcatgctggCCGAACCACGGGTAGCTTGGATCATACATCCTGGCTCAGCGATTGTGGACAGGTAGATCTTTCTCTGAATCGCTGTGGTGTTTCAGAGAACACAGTTTGACAAGCCATCTGGTGACCACAGAAAGAGACCTGACTAGTTCAGTGTTGGCCCCTAGCCAGCTTCTCTCCCTCCCCACTCCAATTGTTTAGCAGGTTCCTCCAActcttttttttgtctgtttttcgcTCGTTTCTTTTTCGAAGACACCAATGTGGGGAGGAATTTAGCTTTTCCAGATGATTTCGcttgattcatcatttgcaatactcactcagtggttagcactgcagccttgcagcactggggtcctgggtccaAATCCCAGCAAGGAcgacaactgcaaggagtttgtatgttctccccgtgtttgcctgggtttcctccgagttcttcggtttcctcccacattctaaaaacatactgatagggaatcatgtctgtaaagtgctgtggaataagatagccCTATatcagcaaagcataataaataataaaaacttcTTCCAAATGTACACACCCGGTCCCCTCAAGATGACTATGTAtaccaaaaaaaaattgccaatttttTTGCATCATTTTACAAATATACTTGCACTGAAAAGAACagttcaagataaaaaaaaaactatttgcgTTTGCACAACAAGAATGAACTGCACACACCTTTTGATTTGTTTGGCTAACAATCACGGCAGTGAAAAGTACAAGATATAAGACAAAAAGAGAAAATtaccatattttaaaaaaaacaactgatGAATCGGGTTCCATGTGTTGGGAGCTTCATGAAGTCTCCATGGTCAAGCAGCTGGGTACAAGCCTTAGATCACTGGGTACAAGGCCAAGCGCGGACCTTTGTGGTGTAAAGCACGTTACTGATGGACTCTACAGTATTATAAATGTGTTCTCTGGAGTGATTAATCATTTCCATTGTCTGGCTAGTCAATTGGACTAATGAATCTTTGTGTAATCTTCAGAAGCTACCTGCCTATTATAAAATGGTAAGGGCGCGTTAACAGAATGGGGCTCTCATCAGGGTTTCATTTCCTAGCATATTTCCAGTGAAGGTAGTGTTCGTTCTGCAGCATACAGGGCCCTACATTTGTTTGCTTTCAATTTTGTGGCCAAAATTTGGAGAATACTCCGTTTCTATTAAAGCGTGACTGTGGCCTTCATCAAAGGTGAGGACCATATAGAGGTGGAGTAGTGAGTTTGGTGGCTGCACAGAGCCCTGACCTCGAATTGAGCCATAAATGCTGGTTTGGTTGAATGGTCACAAAATACTACAAGTACACTCCAAAATCTGTAGAGAAGCTTTCCTAAAAGACCAGAGATTGCTATAGTTGTAAAATTGTGCCAATTCCCATTTTAATACCTATGCAATCTGATGTAATGTAGGTCATTAACCCctatacccccaagggtggtttgcacgttaatgaccgggccaatttttacaattctgaccactgtccctttttgaggttaaaactctggaacgcttcaacggatcctgatgattctgacattgttttctcgtgacatattgtacttcatgatagtggtaaaatgtctttgatattacctgcatttatttgtgaaaaaaaacggaaatttggcgaaaattatgaaaatttcgcaattttccaactttgaatttttatgcccttaaatcacagagatatgtcacacaaaatacttaataagtaacatttcccacatgtctactttacatcagcacaattttggaaccaacattttttttgttacggagttataagggttaaacgttgaccagcaatttctcatttgtacaacacaaatttacttcagctccaatttgttttattttaccaagggtaacaggagaaattggaccccaaaagttgttgtgcaatttgccctgag from Ranitomeya variabilis isolate aRanVar5 chromosome 3, aRanVar5.hap1, whole genome shotgun sequence includes:
- the LOC143815505 gene encoding uncharacterized protein CXorf38-like; translation: MALQGLFARLNCKEYKNWMKAGHCLLLLQNRLQGYIDKEMQTFHRQLANTVAAPRQRRCQCRVKGKQFVPSCPACAQWKKIILAHHNNRNGEIHWGNSDPSLWSTHYWEVAKVYMPRGQTHFNGPQECDAAALLNLINNCDHFRVSNISRVREVIKCRNELFHSFDMKVSSSWLKTFGQKMHNLVSEFTHVPGIVGDGEKMQKILVSDWNVENSGIYEVDGVHFTPQSKTTSRHPSSTNDTSLSSHMVERLMIQQLIQDLYLEIEEHGSLTKKDIVKVGSMKAFLAQNQDLQFVFQEDIENLDRLCKDHVAISEEGWIQTRRAAIFFIVVLLAYLTAFFLTQGH